Proteins from a genomic interval of Neisseria arctica:
- a CDS encoding Fe(3+) ABC transporter substrate-binding protein translates to MMKKILAASLALGVAAPALSAELVVYTSRADNLLKPIVAAYEKRTGNTIKLVSGTAGPLMERMKAEGRNSPADVLITVDGGNLWQASQMGLLRPVNSATLKKNIPAHLRDPKNEWFGLSVRARTIFYNTNKVKPSELSTYADLANPKWKGRLCLRTSANVYNQSLVATMIANQGAAKATQVVKGWVNNLAVAPFANDTAMLEAIGAGRCDVGIANTYYYGRLMEKQPNLPIGIVFADQKGKGTHVNVSGAGVAKYSKQPAEAQKFIEWLSSSEAQNLFADLNNEYPANAGVLPDPRVAKWGKFKQDVINVSVAGRNQRQAVMLMRRAGFR, encoded by the coding sequence ATGATGAAAAAAATCTTGGCTGCCTCGTTGGCTTTGGGTGTCGCCGCCCCCGCGCTTTCTGCCGAACTGGTTGTTTATACCTCGCGTGCAGACAATTTGTTGAAGCCGATTGTGGCCGCTTATGAAAAACGTACCGGCAATACCATTAAATTGGTGAGCGGTACCGCAGGTCCGCTGATGGAGCGGATGAAGGCCGAAGGCCGCAATAGCCCGGCCGACGTACTGATTACCGTAGACGGCGGCAATTTGTGGCAAGCCTCTCAGATGGGCTTGTTACGTCCGGTTAACTCCGCTACGCTGAAGAAGAATATTCCCGCCCACCTGCGTGATCCGAAAAATGAATGGTTCGGTTTGTCTGTACGTGCGCGTACTATTTTTTACAATACCAACAAAGTTAAACCTTCCGAGCTTTCTACTTACGCGGATTTGGCTAATCCGAAATGGAAAGGCCGTTTATGCTTGCGTACTTCGGCCAATGTGTACAATCAATCTCTGGTTGCAACCATGATTGCTAACCAAGGTGCGGCTAAAGCTACCCAAGTAGTAAAAGGGTGGGTGAACAATCTGGCAGTGGCTCCGTTTGCCAATGATACCGCTATGCTTGAGGCGATCGGCGCGGGCCGTTGTGATGTAGGTATTGCCAATACTTATTATTACGGCCGTTTGATGGAGAAGCAGCCCAACCTGCCCATCGGCATCGTGTTTGCCGACCAAAAAGGCAAGGGTACTCATGTGAATGTTTCGGGTGCGGGTGTAGCCAAATACAGTAAACAGCCTGCTGAGGCGCAAAAATTCATCGAATGGTTATCTAGCAGCGAAGCCCAAAACTTATTTGCGGATCTGAACAACGAATATCCGGCTAATGCCGGCGTGCTGCCTGATCCGCGTGTTGCGAAATGGGGCAAATTTAAGCAAGACGTCATTAATGTTTCGGTAGCGGGGCGTAACCAGCGTCAGGCAGTGATGCTGATGCGCCGCGCAGGCTTCCGTTAA
- the waaF gene encoding lipopolysaccharide heptosyltransferase II, whose translation MTSKKILIISPSWIGDCVMTQPLYCRLHELHPGCQIDVFAPKWSMAVFERMPEINRVFENPFGHGAIELKKRWQVGRELGKQGYDQVIVLPGSLKSAIIAAATGIKRRTGYVGESRYFLLNDIRKLDKAALPLMVDRYTALAYDRQNDFNGHSDNPAFKIAPKSQAEALSKYSLDNNRPIVAFCPGAEYGPAKRWPAAHFADLAKRYAQQGWQIWLFGSQKDFEIADEINRLSDGLCQNLCGKTSLAEAIDLLACADTVVCNDSGLMHLAAALGCKVAAIYGSSSPDHTPPLSPQAKIISLNLECSPCFKRECPLGHTDCLNKLSPQLVWEKVHETSRHGN comes from the coding sequence ATGACATCTAAAAAAATCCTGATTATTTCTCCCAGCTGGATCGGCGATTGCGTTATGACTCAACCGCTTTATTGTCGGCTACACGAGCTGCATCCAGGCTGCCAAATCGATGTATTCGCCCCCAAATGGTCTATGGCCGTATTCGAGCGCATGCCCGAAATAAACCGTGTTTTCGAAAATCCCTTCGGTCACGGCGCGATCGAACTGAAAAAACGCTGGCAGGTGGGACGGGAGCTAGGCAAACAAGGCTACGACCAGGTTATCGTGTTACCGGGTTCGCTAAAATCCGCCATCATTGCCGCTGCTACAGGCATCAAGCGGCGCACCGGATATGTGGGTGAATCACGCTATTTTCTGTTAAACGATATCCGCAAACTCGACAAAGCCGCCCTGCCGCTCATGGTAGACCGCTATACTGCACTGGCTTATGACCGCCAAAACGATTTTAACGGCCACTCCGATAATCCTGCATTCAAAATCGCCCCCAAAAGCCAGGCCGAAGCATTAAGTAAATACAGCTTGGATAACAACCGCCCTATCGTAGCTTTCTGTCCGGGCGCAGAATACGGCCCTGCCAAACGTTGGCCTGCTGCTCATTTTGCCGACTTGGCGAAACGCTATGCACAGCAAGGCTGGCAAATTTGGCTCTTTGGTTCGCAAAAAGATTTTGAAATAGCGGATGAAATCAACCGTCTTTCAGACGGCCTTTGTCAAAATCTATGCGGTAAAACCAGCTTAGCCGAAGCCATAGACCTACTTGCTTGCGCTGATACCGTTGTTTGCAATGATAGCGGATTAATGCACCTGGCTGCCGCCCTAGGTTGTAAAGTGGCCGCCATCTACGGTTCATCCAGCCCGGATCACACGCCGCCGCTCAGCCCGCAGGCAAAAATCATCAGCTTGAATTTGGAATGCTCCCCCTGCTTCAAACGGGAATGTCCGCTTGGGCACACAGACTGCCTGAATAAACTTTCTCCACAATTGGTATGGGAAAAAGTACACGAGACTTCCCGACATGGAAATTAA
- a CDS encoding branched-chain amino acid transaminase, with product MAQTMDDRDGKIWYNGTLVDWREAKTHVLTHTLHYGMGVFEGVRAYETAEGPAIFRLQEHTDRLFNSAKITGMQLPFSKEEINQAHIDVVKANGLSSCYFRPMAFYGSAKLGIAPKEDDVQVIVAAWAWGAYLGEEGLKRGIRCKISSFTRHHPNITMIKAKANGNYMNSIMANTEAQQGGYDEAILLDAQGYVAEGSGENIFVVKDNVLYTPALDVALDGITRRTVITIAKEIGLEVVEKRITRDELYIADEVFFTGTAAEVTPIREIDNRQIGIGERGPVTTDIQSRFFDIVCGRNPAYRHLLTYVK from the coding sequence ATGGCTCAGACAATGGACGATCGCGACGGAAAAATTTGGTACAACGGCACATTGGTGGATTGGCGCGAGGCCAAAACCCATGTTCTTACCCATACTCTGCACTACGGCATGGGCGTATTCGAAGGCGTGCGTGCTTACGAAACCGCCGAAGGCCCGGCTATTTTCCGTTTGCAAGAACACACCGACCGCTTGTTTAACTCTGCAAAAATCACCGGCATGCAGCTGCCGTTCAGCAAAGAAGAAATCAATCAGGCGCATATCGATGTTGTCAAAGCCAACGGCCTGAGTTCGTGCTACTTCCGCCCGATGGCATTTTACGGCTCGGCCAAACTCGGTATTGCGCCGAAAGAAGACGATGTCCAAGTTATCGTAGCCGCTTGGGCGTGGGGCGCCTATCTCGGCGAAGAAGGGCTCAAACGCGGGATCCGATGCAAAATCAGCTCGTTTACCCGGCACCACCCCAACATTACCATGATCAAAGCCAAAGCCAACGGCAACTACATGAATTCGATTATGGCTAATACGGAGGCCCAGCAGGGCGGTTACGATGAAGCTATCTTGCTGGATGCACAAGGTTATGTTGCCGAAGGATCGGGGGAAAATATTTTTGTGGTGAAAGATAATGTTCTCTACACCCCCGCTTTAGACGTTGCATTAGACGGCATTACCCGCCGTACCGTTATCACCATCGCTAAAGAAATCGGCCTCGAAGTAGTAGAAAAACGTATTACCCGCGACGAACTCTATATTGCCGACGAAGTATTCTTCACCGGCACGGCAGCCGAAGTAACACCCATACGCGAAATCGATAACCGCCAAATTGGTATCGGCGAACGCGGCCCGGTTACTACCGACATCCAAAGCCGCTTTTTCGATATCGTGTGCGGCCGCAATCCCGCCTACCGCCATTTGCTGACTTATGTAAAATAA
- a CDS encoding YqaA family protein → MDIVWALGGLAVSAFTSATILPGTSEAAFLAALHVYPQHWAIILLVAGLANGLGSVVSYAMGRLIPPKKQPSEKVLAWLKRWGVWTLLLAWVPVIGDGLPIAAGWLRLNVWHSTLMLIAGKFLRYAALLGAAVVI, encoded by the coding sequence ATGGATATAGTTTGGGCTTTGGGCGGCTTGGCGGTGTCGGCATTTACTTCGGCAACCATTCTGCCCGGAACTTCGGAAGCTGCTTTTTTGGCCGCATTGCATGTTTACCCACAACATTGGGCAATTATTTTATTGGTAGCCGGCTTGGCAAACGGCTTGGGCAGTGTGGTGTCTTATGCTATGGGGCGGTTGATTCCTCCTAAAAAGCAGCCGTCTGAAAAAGTGTTGGCTTGGCTGAAACGGTGGGGCGTATGGACACTTTTATTGGCTTGGGTGCCTGTCATAGGCGACGGCTTACCGATTGCCGCTGGCTGGTTGCGTTTGAATGTTTGGCATAGCACTTTGATGTTGATAGCAGGGAAATTTTTACGTTATGCGGCTTTGTTGGGAGCTGCGGTTGTTATTTGA
- a CDS encoding MliC family protein, whose translation MMRRYLPLLLAALLSACGSQRAVRPEAPTPVVAEIQNNTISYRAANGRRITAVYLNDRSPLAVELRQGSTVEVLTQVSAWAQGAEYSNGNTRWHVQDNAATLIRRNQKIRYQETDS comes from the coding sequence ATGATGCGCCGATATCTTCCCCTTTTATTGGCTGCCCTACTTAGCGCATGCGGTTCACAACGTGCCGTGCGCCCCGAAGCTCCTACGCCGGTTGTCGCCGAGATACAAAACAACACCATCTCTTACCGGGCAGCCAACGGCAGACGCATCACAGCCGTTTATCTCAACGACCGCAGCCCGCTGGCCGTTGAGCTTCGCCAAGGCAGTACGGTAGAGGTTCTGACCCAAGTGAGCGCATGGGCGCAAGGGGCGGAATATAGTAACGGCAATACCCGCTGGCATGTTCAAGACAATGCAGCCACCCTCATCCGCCGTAACCAAAAAATCCGATACCAAGAAACAGACAGCTGA
- the lapB gene encoding lipopolysaccharide assembly protein LapB → MDNEIWMWLLPIFLLPVFFAMGWFAARVDMKTVLKHAKTVPAGFYKSLDALVDRQTGRAARELAEVTDLQPQSYELNLTLGKLYRQRGENDKAIAMHKALLDAPDTVGEKRERVLFELGQNYQSAGLVDRAEQIFLGLQNGNMAKDAREVLLGIYQQDRDWGKAIEMAQLLSHDEQTYQFEIAQFHCELAQAALFQSDFETARQEVRKALDANRKCTRANMILGDIEQKQGNLQAAIDAYTAIEKQNHAYLSMVGERLYDAYDALGKPQEGLNVLTGYAKTFPQLDLINVIYEKSLLLHGEAAAAQTAIDLVRQKPDLQGVYRLLGLQISEMDPTWKADADMMRAVVGRQLQKAVMYRCRNCHFKSQVFFWHCPACNKWETFTPNRIEV, encoded by the coding sequence ATGGATAATGAAATTTGGATGTGGCTGCTGCCGATTTTCCTGCTGCCGGTATTTTTTGCAATGGGTTGGTTTGCGGCTCGGGTAGACATGAAAACGGTATTGAAACACGCTAAAACTGTTCCTGCCGGTTTTTATAAAAGTTTGGATGCGTTGGTAGACCGCCAAACAGGGCGCGCTGCCAGAGAATTGGCCGAAGTAACCGATTTGCAGCCGCAGTCGTACGAACTTAATTTAACTTTGGGCAAACTTTACCGCCAACGCGGTGAGAATGATAAAGCGATTGCGATGCATAAAGCTTTATTGGATGCACCCGATACCGTGGGCGAAAAGCGCGAGCGGGTTTTGTTCGAGCTCGGGCAGAACTACCAAAGCGCAGGGTTGGTTGACCGTGCCGAACAGATTTTTCTCGGTTTGCAAAACGGCAATATGGCTAAAGATGCCCGTGAGGTGCTGTTGGGCATTTACCAGCAAGACCGCGACTGGGGCAAGGCGATTGAAATGGCTCAGTTGCTCAGTCATGACGAGCAGACTTACCAATTTGAAATCGCCCAATTCCATTGCGAGTTGGCGCAGGCTGCGTTGTTTCAATCTGATTTTGAGACGGCTCGCCAAGAAGTGCGTAAAGCCTTGGATGCCAATCGAAAATGTACCCGCGCCAATATGATTTTGGGCGATATCGAGCAAAAACAGGGCAATCTTCAGGCCGCAATTGATGCTTATACCGCGATTGAAAAGCAAAACCATGCTTATCTGAGCATGGTGGGCGAGCGTTTGTATGATGCCTATGATGCTTTGGGTAAGCCGCAAGAGGGTTTGAATGTACTGACGGGTTATGCGAAAACCTTTCCGCAGCTTGATTTGATTAATGTGATTTATGAAAAATCACTACTGCTTCACGGTGAAGCCGCCGCGGCCCAAACAGCCATAGACTTGGTACGCCAGAAGCCCGATTTGCAAGGCGTTTACCGTTTGCTGGGTTTGCAGATTAGCGAAATGGATCCGACTTGGAAGGCAGATGCGGATATGATGCGCGCGGTAGTCGGCCGGCAATTGCAAAAAGCGGTGATGTACCGTTGCCGAAACTGCCATTTTAAATCACAGGTATTTTTTTGGCACTGTCCGGCCTGCAACAAATGGGAAACGTTTACGCCCAACCGTATCGAAGTTTAA
- a CDS encoding zinc-finger domain-containing protein: protein MNDQTIVITPHDLPLHCSGPQNETWNGHPRVFLPIESNSSIECPYCGAVYHLEGEAKGHH from the coding sequence ATGAACGACCAAACCATCGTTATCACACCACACGATTTACCGCTGCATTGTTCAGGCCCGCAAAATGAAACTTGGAACGGCCACCCGCGCGTATTTTTGCCGATCGAATCCAACAGCTCTATCGAATGCCCGTATTGCGGCGCCGTCTACCATTTGGAAGGCGAAGCCAAAGGCCACCATTAA
- a CDS encoding LapA family protein produces MKAISLIFKILILLVFLLLAVSNVQTVQFFYLPGYEVSLPLIVVLFGAFVVGTVFGIFAMFGRLLRLRSENNRLRAEVKKTARMGEQDLQTPAASETVVVPTTVSKAE; encoded by the coding sequence ATGAAAGCCATTTCCTTAATTTTTAAGATACTTATTTTATTGGTATTTTTGTTGCTAGCTGTCAGTAATGTACAGACCGTTCAATTTTTCTACCTACCCGGCTATGAAGTAAGCTTGCCGCTGATTGTCGTGTTGTTCGGCGCATTTGTAGTTGGAACCGTGTTTGGTATTTTTGCAATGTTCGGGCGTTTGCTGCGCTTGCGTAGCGAAAATAACCGTCTTCGGGCAGAAGTGAAGAAAACCGCGCGTATGGGCGAACAGGATCTGCAGACTCCCGCCGCTTCTGAAACGGTTGTCGTACCAACTACCGTATCCAAGGCGGAATAA
- the cls gene encoding cardiolipin synthase, with translation MSGIQITWGEIVLYLHGLAVLGCALRVLYKQRNIGNTFAWLILFFVVPFIGVALYLLLGEPRLGTARAKRTAEMNRFYTEVSERYLADVHLEIRDDLSPHYRGISQLSSSVTGLYATNSNAMSLLYTTESILDSMLDDIRTACHSCVLVFYIIDPQGRIETLLEALEEAAQRGVDCMVLADAVGSKAFFRSYWPRRLRAAKVKVESALPVGLWRSLFTRTDLRNHRKILIIDKKIGYTGSFNLVDPRYFKQNAGVGEWVDVMMRCSGPLVLEMAAVFYADVAVEDDRNLAEVQQYLKGFAEQISALMPGKRMAGNIVAQVIPSAPNQAERVIYDTIISAIHAAERRLMITTPYFIPDEPLLLALTTAARRGVEVTLILPAKVDSLMVRYASRAYYPILLEAGVNIALYEGGLLHAKTLTVDDDYALFGTVNMDMRSFFLNLEISLAIYDRTMTAEIAGRQYAYLADSRRIDAGVWRLRPRWWGLVENTVRLMSPLL, from the coding sequence ATGAGCGGTATTCAAATTACTTGGGGTGAGATTGTATTGTATTTGCACGGCTTGGCGGTTTTGGGTTGTGCTTTGCGGGTTTTGTATAAACAGCGCAATATCGGCAATACTTTTGCCTGGTTGATTTTATTCTTTGTCGTGCCGTTTATAGGTGTGGCGCTGTATTTGTTGTTGGGGGAGCCGAGGTTAGGAACGGCTCGCGCAAAACGAACGGCCGAGATGAACCGTTTCTATACCGAAGTCAGCGAACGTTATTTGGCTGATGTTCATTTGGAAATACGCGATGATTTGTCGCCGCATTACCGCGGTATCAGCCAGCTTTCTTCATCGGTTACCGGGCTTTACGCGACCAACAGCAATGCGATGAGTTTGCTTTACACGACCGAAAGCATTCTCGACAGTATGCTTGACGATATCCGTACCGCCTGCCATTCCTGCGTTTTGGTTTTTTACATTATTGATCCTCAAGGTCGCATAGAAACTTTATTAGAGGCATTGGAAGAAGCGGCGCAGCGTGGAGTGGATTGCATGGTGTTGGCAGACGCGGTCGGTAGTAAGGCTTTTTTTCGAAGCTATTGGCCGCGTCGTTTGCGGGCGGCCAAAGTGAAAGTAGAAAGTGCCTTGCCGGTAGGGCTTTGGCGTTCGCTATTTACCCGTACTGATTTAAGAAATCACCGTAAAATATTGATTATCGATAAAAAAATCGGCTATACGGGTAGCTTTAACTTGGTTGATCCGCGTTATTTCAAACAAAATGCGGGTGTCGGCGAGTGGGTGGATGTCATGATGCGGTGCAGCGGGCCGCTGGTGTTGGAAATGGCTGCAGTGTTTTATGCCGATGTGGCGGTAGAAGATGATCGTAATCTGGCAGAAGTCCAGCAGTATTTAAAAGGCTTTGCCGAGCAGATTTCAGCCCTTATGCCCGGGAAAAGAATGGCCGGCAATATTGTGGCCCAAGTGATTCCTTCTGCACCCAACCAAGCCGAAAGGGTGATTTACGATACGATTATTTCGGCAATTCATGCGGCCGAACGCAGGCTGATGATTACGACACCTTATTTTATTCCGGATGAGCCTCTGCTGTTGGCACTCACGACTGCTGCTCGTCGGGGCGTGGAGGTTACATTGATTTTGCCGGCTAAGGTTGATTCACTGATGGTGCGTTATGCATCTCGCGCGTATTACCCGATTTTACTCGAAGCAGGTGTGAATATTGCTTTGTATGAAGGCGGTTTGTTACATGCGAAAACGCTGACCGTAGATGACGACTATGCTCTTTTCGGCACGGTAAACATGGATATGCGCAGCTTTTTCCTTAATTTGGAGATCAGCTTGGCCATTTATGACCGTACGATGACGGCAGAAATTGCCGGCCGTCAGTATGCTTATCTGGCCGATAGCCGCCGTATTGATGCCGGTGTATGGCGTTTGCGCCCGAGATGGTGGGGATTAGTTGAAAATACAGTACGTTTGATGAGCCCGCTGTTGTAG
- a CDS encoding nuclear transport factor 2 family protein, with translation MNAISVRNICNITPVYPTAGRHYIDALTPFFQKYPQSRPHIKRVVAEGDLVVLHVNSKKTPEDPGNAVVDIFHLNNNGKIVEHWDISMPVPESSASGRGMF, from the coding sequence TTGAACGCTATATCGGTCAGGAATATCTGTAACATAACCCCCGTATACCCGACGGCGGGCAGGCACTATATAGATGCACTCACGCCGTTTTTTCAAAAATATCCGCAATCACGCCCGCATATCAAACGAGTAGTCGCCGAAGGTGATTTGGTGGTACTTCACGTCAACAGTAAAAAAACACCAGAGGATCCCGGCAATGCGGTAGTAGATATTTTCCACCTGAACAATAACGGTAAGATTGTAGAACATTGGGACATCAGTATGCCTGTTCCCGAAAGCAGTGCAAGCGGTCGAGGTATGTTTTAA
- a CDS encoding DMP19 family protein: MNRLSLPEYDPQDPAAFLYTLSDAYLAYAQEHGDTEMAALNDEQHTLLAYCYLDSQVQEGGFIQLIAAGYGEYVLMNPLADSLRRWRIKPTPKILDKAKALYIKHGEAIEELSAQEIPLDDIRARFGDFEELDADYYDTADQDLITAAEYVQDNAEKFTLIG; encoded by the coding sequence ATGAACCGTTTGTCTTTACCCGAATATGATCCGCAAGATCCGGCGGCTTTTCTTTATACTTTAAGCGATGCCTATTTGGCTTACGCCCAAGAGCATGGCGATACCGAAATGGCAGCGTTGAACGATGAACAGCATACGCTCTTGGCATATTGTTATTTAGATAGCCAAGTACAAGAGGGCGGTTTTATCCAGTTGATTGCAGCCGGCTACGGCGAATATGTATTGATGAATCCTCTGGCCGACAGCTTGCGCCGCTGGCGTATCAAACCGACACCGAAAATACTTGATAAAGCTAAAGCTTTGTATATTAAGCACGGAGAAGCCATAGAAGAATTGTCGGCACAGGAAATTCCGCTGGACGATATTCGTGCGCGCTTTGGTGATTTTGAAGAGTTGGACGCCGATTACTACGATACGGCGGATCAAGATTTGATCACGGCGGCGGAATATGTGCAGGATAACGCGGAAAAATTTACCCTTATCGGATAA